The Stenotrophomonas maltophilia genome includes a region encoding these proteins:
- the accD gene encoding acetyl-CoA carboxylase, carboxyltransferase subunit beta has protein sequence MSWLSKLMPSGIRTDNTPSKKRSVPEGLWEKCSNCGSALYRPELEENLEVCPKCGHHMAIRARARLAALFDADSTTEIGARLGPTDLLKFKDQKKYSERIKIAQKNTGEYDALIAMRGLLKGRALVASSFDFAFMGGSMGSVVGERFALAAETAVEIGAPYVCFSQSGGARMQEGLFSLMQMAKTSAALGKLREAGLPYISVLTHPTTGGVSASFAMLGDINIAEPQALIGFAGPRVIEQTVREKLPEGFQRSEFLLEHGAIDQICDRREMRDRLSDLLAMLGRQPAPEVA, from the coding sequence ATGAGTTGGCTCAGCAAGTTGATGCCGTCCGGCATCCGCACCGACAACACCCCCAGCAAGAAGCGCAGTGTCCCCGAGGGCCTGTGGGAAAAGTGCAGCAACTGCGGCAGCGCGTTGTACCGTCCGGAACTGGAAGAGAACCTGGAGGTCTGCCCGAAGTGCGGCCACCACATGGCGATCCGCGCGCGTGCGCGCCTGGCCGCCCTGTTCGACGCCGACAGCACCACCGAGATCGGTGCGCGCCTGGGGCCGACCGACCTGCTCAAGTTCAAGGACCAGAAGAAGTACAGCGAGCGCATCAAGATCGCGCAGAAGAACACGGGTGAGTACGACGCGCTGATCGCCATGCGCGGTCTGCTCAAGGGCCGTGCACTGGTGGCCTCGTCGTTCGACTTCGCCTTCATGGGCGGCTCGATGGGCTCGGTGGTGGGTGAGCGTTTCGCGCTGGCCGCCGAAACCGCAGTCGAAATCGGTGCCCCCTACGTGTGCTTCTCGCAGAGTGGCGGCGCGCGCATGCAGGAAGGCCTGTTCTCGCTGATGCAGATGGCCAAGACCTCGGCCGCACTGGGCAAGCTGCGTGAAGCGGGCCTGCCGTACATCTCGGTGCTGACCCACCCGACCACCGGTGGCGTGTCGGCCTCGTTCGCGATGCTGGGCGACATCAACATCGCCGAGCCGCAGGCGCTGATCGGCTTCGCGGGTCCGCGCGTGATCGAGCAGACCGTGCGCGAGAAGCTGCCGGAAGGCTTCCAGCGTTCGGAGTTCCTGCTGGAACACGGTGCCATCGACCAGATCTGTGACCGTCGCGAGATGCGCGACCGCCTGTCCGATCTGCTGGCGATGCTGGGTCGTCAGCCGGCGCCGGAGGTGGCTTGA